Sequence from the Rhizobium tumorigenes genome:
GACTGCCTTCTGGACAGCGCAACCGGGCTCGTGCGCGTGGGTGCAATCGCGGAACCGGCAGAAGGGTGCCAGATCGGTAATCTCGGCGAACAGCGTTTCGATGCCGAAGGAGGCGTCGCTGACATAGAGCGTCCGCATGCCGGGCGTATCGATCACCCAGCCGCCACCGGCGATGGCGTGCAGCGAGCGGGAGGTGGTGGTGTGACGGCCCTTGGCATCCTGTTCGCGAATGCCACCGGTCTCCTGGGTCTGTTCCCGATCCGGCCCCGCCAGCGTATTGACGAGGGTCGACTTGCCGACGCCGGAAGAACCGACCAGCGCCACCGTACGGCCAGCACCGCACCACGGTGCCAGCGCACCGACTGCATCCGGAGAGCGGCCGTTGAGCACGACGACGGCGAGATCGCGCTGCAGCGCCTGCGCCTGCTGCCTGTAGCTCTCGGCGTCATCCACAGTATCTGCCTTGGTGAGCAGGATAACAGGCTCGGTGCCCGCCTGGTTGGCAAGCGCCAGGTAGCGCTCGAGCCGCGAGGGATTGAAGTCGGCATTGCAGGAAGTGACGATGAACAGGGTGTCCACGTTAGCGGCAGCCAGCTGATTGTCCTTGCCTTCCGTGCGGCGCTGCAGCAGCGCCTTGCGGTCCAGGCGGCGGACGACGAGATCGGTGTCGTGTTCCGCAAGCACCCAGTCGCCGACAGCGAACTCGCCGGTATTGGCGTGCGGTCCGAGAACGAGCTGCTCCGGACCATGCTCGGATATGGCAGCGAGACGTGTGCGGTGAACGCCGGAAATGCGGCGCGGTTCAAGACCGGCGTCGGCATCCTCGATCTGCGATTGGAAAAACTCAGACCAGCCGAGTGCGGCAAGCGATGCTGTATCCGTCACAGGTTGCCCCCGGGGCTTGGCGTTGAAGTCATCGGCCAGCTCCTCTTCGATACGGGCATGGACGCTGATAGCAGACCGGTCGCTGAGAGGGCAATCACTTTGGCGGCTACAGTGGCCATAACTATTCGACGACCGCCACTTGCGGCCATTGCTTCAGCGCCTGCCTGCCGCCTTCTGTCAGAGCGTAAACGCCTTTTTCCACCCGCTCGAACCAACCGTAGACGTTGCGAAGCAGGATCGTTCCCGCCTGCGGTGCTACCAGTTTCATATCCTTCGGTCGGAGAGGCCCCGCCTCGAGCGCTGCGGCGATCGCAAGTGCCTGCTGGCGGTAGGCGGTCATGACGGGAATTTTGGTCGAGCCGCCGAGCATTGGGTCGCCGCGCCGCCGTTGGTGCTCCCGTACCAGCCGCGAGCGCCGCTTGGAATTGGTCCGTGGCATCGGCGTTACCGACCGGACGATGACGCTGACGACGCCTGTATCCGAGACTCCCAGCATGCCGAAGCCCAGCCGTCGGCAGAGATCGCGATAGCGACTGTCGGATTCGCGACCCTTGCCCTTGGCCGAAATGCGGGCGGCAATCCAGACCTCGTCGCAGACGGACGCCCGATCGACGGCTTGCAGGACGAGTTCGAGGTTGAACGTCAGCTTCAGTTCGCAGATGACGACGATGTCGGGGTCGTCGTCGCTAAGCCCCACCACGTCGCAGCCGCCGATCTCGCCTTTGACCCGGTAGCCGGCATTTTCCAGAAAGGCCTTCACGGGAAGATAAAGCGTTTTTTCCAAGCTGGGTCCGACCTAGGTGATTCTATCTCTCTTCTTTTGCAATGCCATGGCTGGCTTCGCAATGCCTACGGAGGCCGATGCCGCCTTGCGATGCGCTGCTAGCTGAGATAGCGCGCTTCGAGGAGATCCAGCTCGTGAACCAGTTTCCGGCCGGTCGCGCTGCCGAGTTCGCGGGCGCGGACCTTGCGGAAAATCTCACTGCGTTCTGCCCGGACTGCCGCCAGCCGCAACTGCATTTCGATCTTGGCGATCTCGCGTGACGTCGAGCCCGCATCTTCGGTCCCTGTATGGATTTCCAGCCGCCGCCGATAGAATTCGGTGACCCGGGCCGCGGCCTCGACATAGAGGTCCGTGTCGTCCCGACCCTTGGCTAGGCGGTGCTGGACCTCCTCGACTTCCTTCATGGCGACCTGCGCCGCAGCCGTTCGGGCGGCATCTTCGTCTTCCTCGTGTTTGGTTTCCTTTGGCAGCTCGAGGTTCCGCAGCAGGGGTGGCAGGAACAGCGTGGCGGCAATCAGCGAAAAGATAATCACCCCCATCGCCAGAAAGATCGCGAGGTCCCGGCCGGGAAAGATCGTTCCGTCGTTCATCGTCAGGGGCAGGGTCAGGACGCCCGCCAGCGTCAGCGCGCCACGAACGCCGGCCACGGAAAAGGCCGCGACGATACGCCAGTTGGGCGAATCATGACGCCTCTTGTCCCGCAGCAGCGTTAATTGCAGCGACACCCAGACCCAGACGAAACGCAGGCTGGCAAGACCGACTGTCAGCGCGAAGACATAGGCGAGCAGCCACCACGGATTCTCGTGGCCCGTCAGCCTGACCGTTTCCTCGGCGCGCGACAGGATGCCTGGCAATTGCTCGCCAAGGAGGACGAAGATGGTGCCGTTCAGGGCAAAGGCGACCATGTCCCAGACGGTGCTGCGGCGGACGCGGGTGACGGCCATTGCCTGGCCCGAATTTTCCGCAAAGCTCATCGTAACTCCGGCCGAAACGGCAGCCAGAATGCCGGAGCAATGAAAATGCTCGGCCAGCAGGTAGCAAGCGAATGGAATGAGCAGGCTTACAAGGATCTGGGATCCGCTTTCTTCGCCATAGTGCTGTGAAAGCCGGGTGCTGACCGCATTTATCGACCACGTCACCGCGATGCCGATCAGCACCCCGCCAATCGCCACCCACAGAAAATTCAACGTTGCATCATAGATCGAAAACGTGCCGGTCAGGGCGGCAGCAATGGCAAAGCGCAGGCATACAAGGCCGGATGCGTCGTTGAGAAGCGATTCGCCCTCGAGAATATGCATCATGCGCGGCGGGATTTTCACGCGTTTCGCAATCGCCGAAACCGCGATCGGATCGGTAGGAGAAACGACCGCTGCCAGCGCGAAGCAGACTGCCATCGGCATGGCCGGGATCAGCCAATGGACGAATAGCCCTACGCCAAGCACCGTGAAGACGACCAGCCCGAGCGCCAGTTCAAGAACTATGTTGCGGTCCCGTATCAATTCCTCGCGCGGAATGCGCCAGCCGTCGAGAAACAGCAGCGGCGGCAGGAACAGCAGGAAGAAAATGTCCGGTTCCAGCGTGACGCTGAGATTTGCAGACAGGCCGATCGCTGCTCCGAGCACGATCTGGATCAGCGGCAAAGGCAGCGTTATCGGGATAACCCGGGACACAAGGCCGCTGACGACGATGGCCAGCAACAAAACGAGGGCTGTGGTGATGACGTCCAAGTGATGCTCGTCCTTCGGTTCTGCGCAATTCACGTCGGGACGAACAAAAACAACGAATGCAACTGCATTGCAATTCGCCGGCGCCGGAATCCTGCAACTAATTCGTCAGCACCCGTTCCGCCGCCCGCGAGATCAGGCTGCCTCGATGGCCGCCAGCGGCTCGTCGTATCGCATCAGCCGGGCGGCATTGCCGAGCACCAGCAGGGTGCTGACATTGTGCAGGATGGCCGCCACCAGGGCGCCCTCCGTGCCGAGAAGACCGAGGGCTGCAAGGATGACGATGGCGACCGTCCAGCCGAGGCCGATGACGACATTTGTCTGCAAGGTCTGGCGGCAAAGGCGGCTGAGGCGGACAGACGTGCCGAGCCTGCGCAGATCGCTGCCGATCAGGATGATATCCGCCGAGGCAAGCGCGATGTCCGATCCGCCGACCCCCATCGCCACGCCGACCACGCCAGCCTTCAATGCAAGCGAATCGTTGATGCCATCGCCGACGACCATCGGCCGGAAGCCGCTGCTGATTTCGCGCGACACCCGCGTCAGCTTGTCTTCCGGCAGTGCCTGCGCCGCAACATCGGTGATGCCGACTTCGGCTGCCAGGGTGTCTGCCACCGACTGACGGTCGCCTGTCAGCAGCAATTGCCGGGCTAGGCCAAGGTCGCGCAGATCGGCCATCGCCACGGAGGCCTCCGGCTTGATGGTGTCCGACAGCAGCAGCCAGCAGGCAAAGCGTCCATCGAGCGACAGGCCGGCTATCGGGCCGTCGTGATCGGGCGGCGGGGGTGCTGCGACCGAAAGTCGGGTAAACAATTCCGTCCGGCCGAGTGCTGCTTCGCCGCCTTCCGTCATCGCCACGACACCGAGCCCCTGGACCTCGCGCAGGCCGGTCAGCGGCAGGTAGCTTGCCTGCGGCACGAGCGAGGCGAGGGCGCGACTGACAGGGTGGCTGCTGGCAGCGCCGAGCGAGGCGGCAAGAGCCAGCAGGACCGGTCGTTCCGCGTCGCTAACGGCATTCATTTGCTGCAAACGCAGTTGCCCGTAGGTCAGTGTTCCCGTCTTGTCGATTACCACCGATGTCAGGTCGGCCAGTTCCTCGAGGAAGGCAGAGCCGCGAATGAGGATGCCGTGCCTTGCCGCCACCGCAATGCCGGCAACGGCTGTGGCCGGAGCGGACAGGACGAGGGCGCAAGGGCAGGCCGCAACCAGCACGGCAAGCATGGTCTGGTCGTCATAGGTGAGGAACCAGGCCAGGGCAGCAATCATCAGCACGAGTGAAAGATACTGATAGGCATAGCGCTCGAGCAGCCTCGTGATCGGCGGCTTGGCATTTTCGGCGCGTTGCATCAGGGCGATGACCTTGCCGAGGGTCGACTGCTCGCCGGTGCGCGTCACTTCGAGGCGTAGCAATCCATCGAGATTGATTGCACCGCCGAAGATGTCCATGCCGAGACTGACTTCGACAGGCACCGCTTCGCCGGTGATCGGCGCGGTGTCGAGACTGGCCTGGCCCTCGATGACGCGGCCATCCGCCGGAACGCGGTCGCCGGCCCTGACTTCCACGATATCGCCGGGTTTCAACGACGCATTGTCGATCTCCTCGATGTTGCCATCGGCCGTGACCCGGCGGGCGAGGCTGCGGGTCAGCTGCGCCAGCGCGTCCATCGCCTCCTTCGATCCAATGACGCTTCGCTCCTCCAGCACATGGCCGAAGATCATGATGATCGGCAGCAATGCTGCGGTCAGAAGGTCGCCCGTGGCCCAGGCGGCGAGCATCGCCAGCGCGATCAGCTGGTCGGTGATGCCGTGCAGGCTTGGACGGCGCAGGCTGTGCCATGCCGAACGGATGACAGGCACGGAGACAATGATCGATGCTGCGGCAAACAGCAGCTGGCCGATGCCGGCCTCGTCGGGCAGGAGCCATCGCCAGCCGAGGCCCAGCACCAGCAGCCCGACGGCAACCATGGCCTGGAGGAGCTGGAAACCGGCGCTTTTCTTTTCGTTCGCCGTCAGCAGGCCGGTGCTGAAGACATGGCTGTGCGCGTGCGAATGCCCGTGGCCATGATGCGAATGTCCGGCTGCCTCGCTCATTTTTCCACTCCCTGCAGAATAAGGCGGGCATCGTCGCGCGGATCGACGGTGACGACGGAGCCCGCCTGCGACAGGATGGTTGCGACCCTTGCGCGGTAGAGGCGCTGCAGCAGGCCGGGGTCGCTGTTGCTGCCTTGCGTGGTCGCAAGACCGGTGATCGTGGCTGTGTCGGTGCGGGCTTTACCCACCCGCTCGGTTGCCTGCGCCTGGGCCAGCTTGACGACGAGATCGGCGGCCTGCGCAGCCGCCTGGTTCTGCTTGGCGGCATCGTTGCGCGCCGCAGCGATGGCCTGCTCCGCCTGCTGGCTGGCGGTCAGCACGCCGTCGAAGGCTGCAACGGCTGAAGCTGGCAATGACGACTGGACGTCTGCACGTTCAACCTCGATGCCAAGCCCGAGGCCCTGCGTTGCCAGCGCGCGAAGGCCGTCGTTGATGCCGATGACCAGGTCGGCCCGCAGCCGTTCGCGCCTCTCGGCAACCCCGCTGTCGGCGGCGACCAGCTCGGGTCTGGCGACAAGGATGCTGTCGAGATCGCGGGAGGCACAGACCATCACCGCGCTGCGTGTTGCAAGCCGGTCCAGCGCCGGTATCACATGAGCGCCCTGAAGGACGTAGGCGACAGGATCGGTGACGCGATAGAAGACCCTCACGTCGAGATGAACGGCGCTGGCATCGGCGGTCAGCAGATAGCCCGATCCGGCCTCCGCATCGCTCTGGAGACCTGTATTTGAAGTCACGAGGTCGGCTGTCGGTGACCTCAGCAGACCTTCGACCTTGCGCTCAATCACCTGTGCAGCATCGGGTACCAGCGAAACCCGCTCGAAAGGCTGTGGCCAGGCGAGCGTCAGGCCGGCGTTCTGGACGCGGTTCAAGGCGCCGAAACGCATCACGACAGCGCGGCTCTGGGGCGGGATCTGGCGGATATTGGATGTCGCCCAGGAGATCGCGGCTATCAGCATGATGCCGAACATCGCCATGAAGGCGAGCCGCACGGCCTGTATATGCGGCGCCGCTTTGGTGTTTCGCATGCCGGACATGTCACTTCTTCCCGGGGTCTGGCGAAGTCGGCGGCGGGGCGGGTGGAGCCGAGAGCGGCGGTCCGTCTATCAGGGCCCGGAACGGCGCAGCATCGGTGCGCAGGATCAGCCGCGTGTTGGCGTTAACGATCGTTCCCAGCGTATCCAGTGATCGGAGCATCTCGTAGAGTTCGGGCGCGGTCTTGTACGCCGCCCCGTAGATCTCGGCAGCCTCGACACGGGACCTGGCTTCGATGCCGGCGGCCTTGACCGAGGCGTCGGCCTGCAGCACCCGTGCGTCCCGTTCCGCTGCAGAGCGGATTTCTGCTGCCTGTCGCTTGCCGACCGCAGCCCGCTCGGTTGCTATCGTTTCACGCTCGGCGCGCATCCGGTCGACGGTCGCATCCAGCGTGACCGATGGCAGCGTCAGGCGCTCGATACCGACCTCGACGACGCGTACGCCATAAGTATCCAGCAATGATTGGGCAATCTGGTCTTTCAGCCGCGATTCCAGGGCCGAAATCTGTAGCTTTGAAGGATCCGGGTTTATCAGCGCCGAGAGGTCGTAGTTGGCAGCCACCGTTTCGAGCGACGAACCGAGAAAGGTGCGGATCTGGGCTGCGGCCTGATCGGGCTGGTTCTCTACCGAGCGGACGAAGCGCTTTACGTCTTCCGCATCCGGCGGGACCTGCCAGATCGCGTAGACCTCGGCAATCACGCGCAACCCGTCCCTGGTGCCGACATCCTGCAGCCCGCTCGAGGTGGACTTGGTGCGGAGGTCGACATCGATCGTCGTTTCGAAGGGGAGGGGATAGCGCAACGCCAAACCCGGCTCGATCAGGACGCGGGTCGGATTTCCGAAGCGGGTGATGATCGTGGCTGCGCCGGAGCGAACCTGGACGACGCAGGCCGCTGCGACCACGATCAGCGCCAGTCCGATGGCGAGCACGACCCGATACCACCGGAAGTGCATGGCGTCGCTACCATGCTCATGATGGTCGTGGTGGTGATCGTGATCTTCGTGCTGATGCACATGGGTCATGGCTCGACCTCGTCGTTTCCTGCGGGGGCGCTGGCCTTGGGGGCTGCGTCCGGGTCAATCGGCATCGTCATGCTTCTGAGATCGATGGTCGGCGCCATCAGCCCGCCGATGCGATGGTCGAGGATCAGCGCCTTGGCCTGGCCCAGCCCCGATGTCAGCTGGGTGAAATAGGCCTCGTCGAGGAAGACCTGGCCAACGTTGCGGTAAGCGGTCTGCTCGGCCTCGAACCGCAGCCTGGCGACGTCTGCGGCAGCAACGCTTTCACGCGCCGTGGCGGTGGCCTTGTCGCGCCCGAGGCTGGCGATGCGCTGCGCCTCGTTGGCCGATTGGGCGGCAAAACCGCGCTCGCGGGCGACCAGCGCCTGTGCGGTGATCTCGGCGGCCTGGACGGCGTGGTAGGCATTTGCGGCGCCTGCCGGAGGGTGAATGGCTTCGACCACCACCGCCAGCACTTCTATGCCGCTCTGAAGACGATCGAGGTCAGTCCGGATGGCGGTGGCAATTTCGTCCGCCATTTCCAGCCGGCCTGAGCCCAGCACATCGTCGAGGGTCCGCCCGGCGAAATCCTGCACCAGCACGCGGCTGGCCGTCGCCTCCATCAGTGCCGGGATATCGGCCGTGTGATAGGCGGCGTCGAGCGCTGCCCGGTCGGACAGGCCGATACGGTAGACGAAGCGCACGTCCATGTTGACGATCTGGAAGCTCTGCTTGCCCTCGGACCGGCTGGCGATGATCTGCGACTTCTCGCTGATATGGGTTCCATCCCACAGCCTGTTGGCACTCGCCGGTGCCGGTCCCTCGGCATCGGGCGGCGATGGATCGCTGCCGTCGCTGACAACGGAGGTTGCGAGTTCGTGGACAATGCCGTTTTCGACAGCCACGGTCCGTCCGAAGGGCCAGGGCAGCCCGACATGCAGGCCGGGATGGATGACCGCGATGGGTCTTCCGAAACGCTCGTAGATGCCGCGCCCGCTCATCGGCACCGCAGTGACGCCACTGAGAAGCCAGCCGACGACAGCAATCGCCAGCGCGACGGCGGGGAAAGTCCTGCCGATGAAGGTCAATGCCCAGATCTGCCGCAGATCGATGCCATGCCGGCTGCGCAATTCCGCCTGCAACGCTGTCAGCGGGCGTGGCGGCCAGCGCAAGATGCCGGCAAATAGGCTTTCGGCAAGCAATTGCGGCGGCCGTTCATCGCTCTGCGGGCCGAACATCGCAACGACGGCGCGCACGAGAAACTCGAGTGCCACCAGTATCGACAGGCAGGCAAGCAGGGCCGGCACCTTGATGGCCCAGAGATAGCCGGAGCCCGCCAGCAGCAGGGAAAATGCCGAGAGCGACAGTGTGACGATCGGCAGCCGGGCGAGGAGCATCAGTGATTGGGCTTCGGGCCATTCGTCGGCATCGGCGGCGGCAAAGCCACGCTCGACCACCAGCAGTCCGAAGGCGACAACCAGGCAGAGGCCGCTGATTGTGTAGGCCATGGGGCCGAGGAAAAGCGGCTGGGCGACCCAGGAAAGGTTATCGAAGGCAACGAGCATCGAAAAGATAGCAAGGGCTGCAAGCGAAGCTGCGCGTGCACCGAGGCGGTTGATGGAGGCGGCCGCGAGCATGGCGATCTTGCCGCTGAGACGCTCGACACGATCCTGCGATGAGCCGTCGCCGGGCTCTGTCGTGTTCCATGGTCGTAACAGCAGGTTGCGAAGATGCTGCGCCCATGCCGGTGCCGGCAGGCTCGAAAGGCCGGCCTTTCGCCGACGCCAATCGGACACCTCGATGGCGGATCGCAGCCCGGTCGCAAAGAGCATCAGGGCTGCGGCGTTACAGCCAAAGAAGGTCGGCCAGATCGATGCAGGGGTAAATGCGCCGGTTGCCCAGCTGGCAATGAGGAAGACGGCCGCAGCAAGCCATGCCCGTCCGGTATGCGTCGAGAGAGCAACGACCTGAATTGCAGCGCGCTGATATCGCGGGGATGTGTCCGGATCGCTGTCCGGGCTACCGAAGGATTTGTTCATCTGCACTGTTCGAGCATGACGCCGTGTGTATCTGAAGACATTGGACCGGCAGGATGACCCGATCGGCGGCCAGATTACTAGGCGCCTTCCGACCCCGATGCTAGAGCCTGTCGCGTGTAGCGCTTCAATTTCGCGGCAGTAAGCTCGATGCGAAGCCACATTCCCCCATGGCGGGTGCAAGGGATAAACCGTTCGCCCGACAAACGGGACATGCGCGCGAGTGTTGCCCGCATGTCCCTTACATGCCGGTCAGGCGGCGAGCATGCCGTGGGGATCGAGCACGAATTTCTGTGCGGCGCCCTGATCAAAACTCTCGTATCCCTGCGCCGCCTCTTCGAGCGATATGATCTTCGCGTTGACGATATCGGCGATGGGCAGTCGGTCGTGCAGGATCGCCTGCATCAGCTGCCTGTTGTACTTGATGACCGGCGTCTGGCCTGTGTGGAAGGACTGCGCCTTCGCCCAGCCTAGTCCGAACCGCATCGACAGGTTGCCGAGCTTGGCGGCGCTATCGACGGCGCCGGGGTCTTCCGTGACGTAAAGCCCGGGAATGCCGATGGAGCCGGCAGCGCGGGTGATTTCCATCATCTGGTTGAGGACGATGGCCGGCTGTTCGCCGCCAGCATGCCCGCGCGCTTCGAAACCGACCGCGTCGATCGCGCTGTCAACCTCGTTGCTGCCGGTCACCTCGGCGATCATGTCGCCCAGCCTGTCGCTGGCCGACAGATCGATCGGCTCGAAGCCGACCTTGGCGGCGTGCGCCAGCCTCTCCTTGTTGAAATCGCCGATCATCACGACGGCGGCGCCGAGAATACGCGCAGAGGCTGCGGCTGCGAGGCCAACCGGTCCGGCACCGGCAACATAGACGGTCGAGCCGACCCCGACGCCCGCCTTGACGGCACCGTGAAATCCGGTCGGCAGAATGTCGGACAACATTGTGAGGTCACGGATCTTGGCCATGGCCTTGTCACGGTCCGGAAACTTCAGAAGGTTGAAGTCGGCATAGGGGATCGTCACGTAACGGGCCTGCCCGCCGATCCAGCCGCCCATGTCGACGTAGCCGTAGGCGCCGCCGGCGCGCGCCGGATTGACCGTCAGGCAGACACCGGTGTCCTGCGACTTGCAGCAGCGGCAGCGGCCGCAGGCGACGTTGAAGGGCACTGAAACGATGTCGCCGATCTCGAGCATTTCGACATCGATGCCCTTCTCGATGATCTCGCCAGTGATTTCATGGCCGAGAACCAGCCCGGGCAGGGCCGTCGTGCGGCCGCGTACCATATGCTGGTCGGAGCCGCAGATATTGGTCGAGATGACCTTCAGGATGACGCCATGCTCGATCCGCCGGCCATTCGGCGCCTCGAGTTTGGGGTCGTCGATATCCCTGACCTCGACCTTGCCGGGGTTCAGATAGACCACGCCTCTGTTCTTGCTCATGATGATCTCCTCCATTGTTTGCCTGATCGACTCCTCTCGATGCAGGCAAGTGATCGTAGCGCGATTTTCGTCCATTGGGTTGCCAATGTTCAAGGTCGCGTGGACATTATTCCATCGAACGGGGGCCAGCGGGTCACCGGCCTGCGACGTCGGCTGTCTTGCACAGGGCAAGTCACGCAATTTAGCGTCATGCCGAAATGCACGATCTCTCACCGCGCAGGCCCGTCATCTGCTACCGTCGCGTCAGCATCGGCCTTGGGTCGACAACGGAGCATGTCGAACATGGCGTCACCCAGCATTCTCCTGACGTTCAACGCGGGCTCGTCGTCCGTCAAGATCGGCATTTTCGAGATCGAAGAGGCAACCGCCAGTATGATCGGCAAGGCCGTCATCGACCTCAGGGCAAAACCGCTGGTGTTCGAGGTCAGTCAGGGCCCCGAGCCCTTCGAGGCCGAAATGGAAAGTACGGTGACGGCCGACTTGCACGAGGTCATCGACGAAGCCTTCAAAATCCTGGCCGGCCATTTCGAGATGGATGCCATGGTTGCCGCCGGCCACCGCGTCGTGCATGGCGGCGACAGGTTCCTCGAGGCCGTCAAACTCGACGACAGCGTCATCGATGCCATCGAGGCATTGACGCCGCTGGCACCCTTGCACCAGCCTGAGGCACTGCGTTTCATCCGCGCTGTCAAGCATCTGCGGCCGGATCTGGCGCAGTTTGCCTCGTTCGATACAGCCTTCCACGGCACGCAGGATGAGCTTGTTCGACGCCTCGCCATTCCGCGCGCGCTGCATGACGAGGGCATCAAGCGCTACGGATTTCACGGTCTATCCTACAAATTCGTGGCTGCGGAGCTTTCCCGTCGTGCCGAAAAGCCGGTCGGCAAAACCGTAATCGCCCATCTCGGCAGTGGCGCCAGCCTCTGCGCGCTGGAAGAGGGGATCAGCCGAGATTGCAGCATGGGCTTTTCCACCCTCGACGGCATTCCCATGGCAACGCGGCCCGGATGGCTGGACGTGGGGGTCGTGCTGCATCTGATCGGCCAGAAGAAGATGGCCTATGCCGAGGTCGAGGACCTGCTCTATCATCGATCCGGCCTGCTCGGTGTGTCCGGCACCAGCGCCGATACGCGGGCGCTGTTGGAGGACGACCGGCCTGAGGCAGCCGAAGCCATCGATCTCTTTACGCTGAGGATCGCCGGCGAGATCTGCAGGATGGCCTCGACACTCGGTGGTGTCGATACGCTGGTGTTCACGGCTGGGATCGGCGAGCATCAACCGGCCATCCGGGCAAAAGTCGTTACGCGTCTTGCCTGGCTCGGAGCGCTGATCGATGAGTCGGCCAATGCAGAGAACGCGTTCGTCATCAGCAAAGCCGAAAGCCGGATCGCAATCCATGTCGTGGCCACCAACGAGGAGCAGGTGATCGCCGACGAAGCCTTGTCGATAATAGGCCAAATTTGATCCATGTCAGATTACTGACGTCTGGTTGCGTTAGGGTCGCGGACGAAGCCTGGCCGTGTGGGCCGGCGGTTACACCGCTTCGGTCGCCACTGTCAGGCATGTGCACAATCGACATGAGGGATCACGATGGACGGGAACACAAAGTCGGTAGCAATGCCGCTCAGTGCCGAAGAACTTCACCGCATGGATGCCTGGTGGCGGGCGGCGAACTACCTCAACATCGGTCAGATCTACCTGTCCGCAAATCCCCTGCTGCGCGAAAAGCTGACAGTGGATCATATCAAGCCGCGGCTGCTCGGCCACTGGGGAACGTCGCCCGGCCTCAACCTGATCTATGTCCACCTCAATCGGCTGATCAAGAAATACGATCTGGATACGATCTATATGGCGGGCCCCGGCCATGGGGGTCCTGCCTTGATTGCCAACGTCTGGCTGGAAGGCAGCTATACGGAGTTCTATCCTGATATTACCCGCGACGAAGCAGGCATGCTGCGGCTCTTCCGGCAGTTCTCGACACCGGGTGGCGTGCCGAGCCATGTCAGCGTTCCGACTCCAGGCTCGATCCACGAGGGCGGTGAACTCGGCTATGTGCTGGTGCACGCTTTTGGCGCCGTCATGGACAATCCGGCCCTGCTGGTCGCGGCCGTCGTCGGCGATGGCGAAGCCGAGACCGGGCCGCTTGCGGGCAGCTGGAAGAGCATCGATTTCATCAATCCCACCCGTGACGGCGCGGTGCTGCCGATCCTGCATCTCAATGGCTACAAGATTTCCGGCCCGACGGTCTGGGCCAGGCACAGCGACGAGGACCTGACCAAATTCTTCGAGGGCCAGGGTTACAAGCCCTATTTCGTCGAGGGCGACGTCCCCGAAAAAGTCCACCAGGCCTTTGCCTCGGTGCTCGAGACTGCAGTGCTGGAGATCCGCGAGATCCAGTCGAGAGCACGCAGCGGTGCCTCGCATGGGCGACCGCAATGGCCCGTCATCGTCCTGCGGACGCCAAAAGGCTGGACGGGGCCCAAGATCGTCGACGGCCTCCAGATCGAAGGCACGTTCCGCGCCCATCAGGTGCCGGTTTCCGATGTCCTGACCAAGCCCGAGCATCTTCAAATCCTCGATGATTGGCTTCGCAGCTACAAGCCGGAGGAGTTGTTCGACGGCGCCGGACGCTTCCGCGCGGAATTTGCCGATCTGGCACCCGCCGGCAATCGCCGCATGGGCTCCAACCCCAACGCCAACGGCGGCCTGCTGACGGTGCCGTTGAAGCTACGGGATTTCGAGAACTATCAGTTCAAGTTCGAGGAGCGTGCCCGCCAACGCATCGGCTCTACCAGCGTTCTCGGCAACTATCTGCGCGATATCTACGAGGACAACCCGCATAATTTCCGGCTGTTCTGCCCCGACGAGACCAATTCGAACCGGCTTGGCGCCATCTTCGAC
This genomic interval carries:
- a CDS encoding acetate/propionate family kinase, with product MASPSILLTFNAGSSSVKIGIFEIEEATASMIGKAVIDLRAKPLVFEVSQGPEPFEAEMESTVTADLHEVIDEAFKILAGHFEMDAMVAAGHRVVHGGDRFLEAVKLDDSVIDAIEALTPLAPLHQPEALRFIRAVKHLRPDLAQFASFDTAFHGTQDELVRRLAIPRALHDEGIKRYGFHGLSYKFVAAELSRRAEKPVGKTVIAHLGSGASLCALEEGISRDCSMGFSTLDGIPMATRPGWLDVGVVLHLIGQKKMAYAEVEDLLYHRSGLLGVSGTSADTRALLEDDRPEAAEAIDLFTLRIAGEICRMASTLGGVDTLVFTAGIGEHQPAIRAKVVTRLAWLGALIDESANAENAFVISKAESRIAIHVVATNEEQVIADEALSIIGQI
- a CDS encoding phosphoketolase family protein, which codes for MDGNTKSVAMPLSAEELHRMDAWWRAANYLNIGQIYLSANPLLREKLTVDHIKPRLLGHWGTSPGLNLIYVHLNRLIKKYDLDTIYMAGPGHGGPALIANVWLEGSYTEFYPDITRDEAGMLRLFRQFSTPGGVPSHVSVPTPGSIHEGGELGYVLVHAFGAVMDNPALLVAAVVGDGEAETGPLAGSWKSIDFINPTRDGAVLPILHLNGYKISGPTVWARHSDEDLTKFFEGQGYKPYFVEGDVPEKVHQAFASVLETAVLEIREIQSRARSGASHGRPQWPVIVLRTPKGWTGPKIVDGLQIEGTFRAHQVPVSDVLTKPEHLQILDDWLRSYKPEELFDGAGRFRAEFADLAPAGNRRMGSNPNANGGLLTVPLKLRDFENYQFKFEERARQRIGSTSVLGNYLRDIYEDNPHNFRLFCPDETNSNRLGAIFDISDRCLISDILPGDDHVSHDGRVMEVLSEHCCHGWLEGYTLTGRHGLFATYEAFAMIVDSMSMQHGKWLEHAKRVPWRADVPSLNYLLTSTCWRNDHNGFSHQGPGFIDTVIHRKPTVARVYLPADANCLLSVADHCLRSVNYLNLIVIDKQPQLQWLTMDEAKVHCAKGASVWDMYSKQPDEPDVVLACAGDIPTQETIAAAWMLRKHAPGLKVRVVNVVDLMRLSPADRHPHGMTDADFTDIFTQTAPVIFTFHGYPGVIHDLLHGRDAHDRFHVRGYLEEGTTTTPFDMVVLNRISRLHLCLDVLRYVPGALIEHGEIATLCTDMLEEHDRYIRAHFDDLPEIKDWVWSD